From the genome of Pseudomonas hamedanensis:
CTGTCCTCATTGTGAATCCGCAGTGACAGGGCGATGCGGCCGATGCCACGGCCCATCCAGTAACCGGTCAGCAGACCCGCCGGCACGGCCCACAACAGGCTGCGCAACACCCAGTCCTGCCATTCACCGGGGCTGCCATCGCCGTGCAACAACAGCAGGCCGAGAATTACAAAAGGGAACGCAACGCCGTCGTTGAGTCCAGCCTCTCCGGAAAGGCCGAAACGCACGCTGTCGACGTCCTGCGCATCGTTGACCTGCACCAGCGCGGCGAGGACCGGATCGGTCGGTGCGAGAATCGCGCCGATGAGCAATGACGGCCCCCACGGCAATTGCAGGCCCCAATGCAGCAGCAGGCACACGCCGATGATCGTCAGCAGCATGACCGGCCCGGCGAGGCCGAAAGCGATGCACCAGGTTTTGTTGCGCAGCGGCAGGCGCAATTTCAATCCGCAGACAAACAGCGAAAAGAGCACCGCGACTTCAGTCAGGTGCTCCATCCATAGCGAAGCGTTTTCCAGCGACAGTTTCAGCAGGTTCAGGCCACTGGGGCCGATAACGATGCCTAGCAGCAGGCACACCGCTGACGTTGTGACCGGCAGCCAGCGCAGCCACGAAGAGGTCAGGGCCAGGGTCAGCAGCACGCCGCCGAGCACCGCGACCCATACGCTGAAGTTCATCTTCGGGCACCGCCACGTGTCGTCAGGCGCAAACGCACCGGATCAACCCGCATGGGTGCGCAAATACTCAGGCGTGAGCACGTTGAACCACAGCAGGATCATCGACACCAGGATTGTCACCAGCACCAGCAGACCGACGCCCCAGACACTCGCCGAGTACAACAGGCCTTGCTCCCGGCGTTCATGCATGAACGTCGGCAGACCGACGAACAACAGGAACGTCGAATACACCGATGCCGCCCCCAGCACCAGAATGGCCAGCCAGCGGCTTGGGTAAAGGCCGGCGATTCCGGCGATGAAAAAAGGCGTCACGGTGTAGGCGGCAAAGCCGATGCACTGATTTGGCGTCGGGCGGGTATCGAAGGAGCGCGACATCCAGCGGATGAAACCGCCCATCAACGCCACGCCGATAACTATGGTCAGGTACAGCAAAACGCACAACTGAACAGCGCTCGCGGCGCTCAGCTTGACCGTCTCACCCGCGGCGAGGCTCCAGCCGACATAGGTGGTGCCGACGAACAGGCAGACAGCAGGAATCAGCGCCAGGACCAGCAAATGCGCAAGATAGTGGCGCGGATGAGCCTCTTCTTCGCGGCGGATATCGGTCCAGGCGAAATTGGGTTGGGTGAAGAGTTTGACGATCGGTGCGGACATGACGATCTCCTTTTCCTGACGGCCCGTTGGGCGCTTACAGGTATGGAGAGGCGTCATGCCGCTGGGTTCAGTTTTTCTTGAACACGGTTACAGCATCGGTTTGCCGCCGGTCACGCCGTAGCGCTGGCCGGTGATGTAACTGGCTTGATCCGACGCCAGCAGCACGTAGATCGGCGCGACTTCCACCGGCTGGCCGGGGCGGCCGAGTGGCGTGTTGCCACCGAAGTTCTGCACTTCTTCCTCGGGCATGGTCGAGACGATCAACGGCGTCCAGATCGGTCCGGGTGCCACGCTGTTCACGCGGATTTCCTTAGGCCCGAGCATCTGCGCCAGGCCACCGGTGAAGTTGGCGATGGCGCCTTTGGTGGTGGCGTAGGCGAGCAGGGTGGGTTTGGGCATGTCCGAATTGACCGAACTGGTGTTGATGATCGATGAACCGGGACGCATGTGTTTGATCGCCGCCTGGCACAAGCGGAAGATCGCGGTGATGTTGACGTCGAAGGTCATCACCCATTCGTCATCGGGGATGTCTTCGAAGTTCTCGTGGGTCATCTGGAACGCTGCGTTGTTCACTAGCACGTCAATACGCCCGAAGCGTTCAACGGTCTTGTCGACCAGCGCCTGGCAATGGGCTTTTTCGGCGATATCGCCAGGCAGCAATAGGCATTGACGCCCGGCCTGTTCAACCCAGCGTGCGGTTTCCTGGGCGTCTTCGTGTTCGTTGAGGTAGGCGACGGCGACGTCGGCGCCCTCACGGGCAAAGGCAATCGCCACCGCGCGGCCGATGCCGCTGTCAGCGCCGGTGATCAGGGCGATCTTGCCGCTCAGTCGCCCGGAGCCAACGTAGCTTTGCTCGCCGCAGTCGGGGTACGGTTCCATTTTACGCTGCGAGCCGGGCACCGGTTGGGCTTGTTGGGGGAAGGGTGGTTTTGGATAGTCAGTCATCGCGGGTCTCCTGATTTCAAGGCCAGTGTTCGGGGTTGACCCGATGGCTTTGCCTTGAGTTCGATCGGATTTGCAGCGGATTTAGTTCGCGGAGATCGCATCCAAATGTGGGAGCGAGCCCCCTCCCACAATTGGTTTTGTGGCGGGCAGTAATAACTCTGGTGTACTCCAAACCTGTGGGAGCGGGCTTGCTCGCGAAGGCGCCGGGTCAGTGACATCAATGCTGACTGGCCCACCACCTTCGGGAGCAAGCCCCCTCCCACAATTGGTCTTGTGGTGGGCAGTAATAACTCTGGTGTACCTAAACCTGTGGGAGCGGGCTTGCTCGCGAAGGCGCCGGGTCAGTGACATCAATGCTGACTGGCCCACCACCTTCGGGAGCAAGCCCCCTCCCACAATTGGTTTTGTGGCGGTCAGTAATAACTCTGGTGTACCCAAACCTGTGGGAGCGGGCTTGCTCCCGAAGGCGCCGGGTCAGTGACATCAATGCTGACTGGCCCGCCACCTTCGGGAGCAAGCTCCCTCCCACAATTGGTTTTGTGGTGGTCAGTAATAACTCTGGTGTACCTGAACCTGTGGGAGCGGGCTTGCTCGCGAAGGCAATTGATCGGTTTGGAAACCTTGGCTGACCCACCGCTTTCGTGCAGCGCCGCTCGTGTCGCGGTCATGGCATACTGCCGCGCATGAATTTCGACTCCCCCCTGAGTGCTTGGCAACACGCGGTCCAACATAAGGGCTTCATCCAGGATGAAGCTCAGGAACACGCGGTCTGGGCGCTGCAAAAATGCCATGAAGCCTTGCACAGCGGTGCCCGCTCCGTCAGCGGTGTGTACTTGTGGGGCCCGGTCGGACGCGGCAAGACCTGGCTGATGGATCAGTTCTATCAGAGCCTGCGCGTGCCCGCCCGGCGCCAGCACTTTCACCACTTCATGGGGTGGGTGCATCAGCGCTCGTTTCAACTGACCGGCATCGCTGATCCCTTGCGGGCATTGGCGCGCGAATTGGCCGCAGAGGTCCGCGTGCTGTGCTTCGATGAGCTGTTCGTCAACGATATTGGCGACGCGATTATTCTCGGGCGCCTGTTTCAGGTCATGTTCGACGAAGGCGTAGTGGTGGTCTGTACCTCCAACCTGCCGCCGGACGATCTGTATGCCGATGGCTTCAACCGCGACCGGTTTACCCCCGCGATTGCCGCGATCAAGGCGCACATGCAAGTGGTCGCAGTGAACGGCGCCGAGGATCACCGCCTGCATCCGGGCGCCATTGAACGGCGTTATTTTGTCGGTGCGGCCGGATCACCGAGCGCATTGTCCGAGGTGTTCAACGTACTGAATGCCGGGCAACCGGCCGCTGCCGAGTCCGTTGCCGTGGGTCACCGAGTGCTCAATGTGGTGCGGGCCAGCCAAACCGTGCTGTGGTGCCGTTACGCTGATCTGTGCGAGCAACCGTTCGCCGCGATGGACTTCATCGCGCTGTGCGACCGCTACCGGGCTATTCTGTTGAGCGAAGTGCCGAACCTGAGTGCGCGCAAGCGCGAGGGGCGCATTGCTCGCGGCACCGAAGATGGCGCCGTACGGGTGATCGCAGGTGATCGCGAACTGCCGCAGTTGTCGGTGCACGACGATGGCGTACGTCGATTCATCGCACTGGTGGACGAGTGCTACGACCGTAAAGTGCCGTTGTACATCGAGGCACAGGTGCCGATGGATGCGCTGTACACCGAGGGTTATCTGCAGTTCCCGTTCCGCCGCACCCTCAGCCGTCTACAAGAGATGCAACTGCAGCGTTTCGCCGAAGCTTGAACATGGAGAGGGCGCCGACATGAGCCAACCGCTGTCCCATCATTTGCTGACCATGGCCTATCAAAATGCCTGGGCCAATCATCGTCTGGCCAAGGCCTGGATCCAGCTCGACGCCGCTGAACTGGCGGCGCCACGGGTGAGCTTCTTTCCAGGCATCCGCCTGACGCTCAACCACATTCTCACCTGCGACTGGTTTTACGTCGATGCGCTGGAGCGAGAGCTGCGCGGTGACGAGCCGCACCCGGACTGCTACGTGTTCTTCAATCAGGACGAGCCATTTACCGAAGCCGCCTCGTTGCGCGACGAGCAGGCCCGCGTCGACCGACGGTTGATCGCTTATTGCGAACAACTGCGCGATGCCGAGCTGACGCGAATCGTCACCATTGCGCGCGACGCACCGCAACATGACAGTCGTCTGCGTCTGCTGTCGCATCTGTTCGAGCATCAGATCCATCATCGGGGTCAGGTCCATGCGATGCTCAGCGGGACGTCGATCGAACCACCGCAACTGGATGAATTTTTCTGTGCCGGCGAAAGCGCACTGCGCGCCGAAGACTTTGCCGAACTGGGCTGGACCGAGGAACTGATCTGGGGACATTGATAAAGCAAAAGAGCGCAGCGGCCCCACGCAGCTGCTGCCGAAGGCTGGGATCTTTCTATTTTCCAATTGTGGCCCGGTCCGCACTCGCGCTAAGGTCGGCCAGCCTTTCAGTTCGCACTTTGCGTGCCGGGGCGATTGTTTGTTCGGGGATGGAAATGGATTCCGCAGAAATTCTTGTGCTTCAGGCCAGCTACACCAATCCGTTACACGCCGAGGCCATCGGTATCGTGCTCAATCATTATGCAGAAGACCCCATGGGCGGCGGACACCCGATCGCCCCGGAGCTGTTGCAACGCCTGCCCGAAGAACTTGCGCGGCGGCCCTATGCTTTCAGCGTGCTGGCGTTTGTCGGGGGCGAGCCGGCCGGTCTGGTGAACTGTTTCGAGGGCTTTTCAACCTTTGCCTGCAAACCGCTGGTCAATGTCCACGATGTCGCGGTGGTCGGCAAATTCCGCGGCCTCGGCCTGAGCCAGAAAATGCTGTGCAAGGTCGAGGACATCGCTCGTCAGCGCGGTTGCTGCAAGATCACCCTGGAAGTCCTCGCAGGCAACGCCGTGGCACAAGGCGCTTACCGCAAATTCGGTTTCGCCCCGGGGATGTTCAATCCCGATCATGGGCAGATGCTGTTCTGGATCAAGAACCTGCAGGCATAAAAAAGGCGCCCGAAACGGGCGCCAACTGTCTACTTCCAGGCCAGAGCGAAGCCATGGAAGGTCCATCGGTGATGCACAACATTCAGTCGCGATAAGACTCGGTGACTTGCGCGGTCTGGTCGGCGGGAACGCGGATTTCTTTTGCGTCAGCGTCGGCCTTCTGTGCGCTTTGCGCGTGCTGGACCGGGAAGTTGTCGTAGTAGTAACGCATGCGCTCGGCGCCGCCCTCGGCGAAAACGCTCGAAGAGACGAGGGCGAGCAGTGCAGCGAACATTGCGGTAGTGATTTTCATGGTGCCTCCTACTGAACAAGTGGGAGTCGTTCATCCATGAAGCAGACCTCGAAGATGAGTGTGGTTCGGCGGCATTAAGTTGGTGTTAAGGGCTTGGTCGACAGGTTCGGTTGCCTTGTCTTCGATCCAGGGAAATTGCGTTTATACGAAGATGAGAGGGCGCAGGGTTTCAAAGGTGGGGGATTACTGGCATTCGAGCAGGCTTCTGGAAATAAAAAGGGGCCGGTCAAGGCCCCTTCGGTTTACTGCTTTGCCGCCTCTGCGACGGTGTCTCCAGGCTTCTTCGGCTTCATCAAACTGAAATCAATCAACGCGCGCTGCTGGGTCTGGTACGGATCACCAATCAGCAACGGGCGAACCTTGAAGCTGTCGCTGACCAGGCTCTTGCTGCGGTCGAGTTCGTCGAAGCTCAGGCCGGCCATGTCGGCCCAGGTGTGGATCAGGTGCGAGCTGCTGTACGGTCGCTCCAGGTCGGCGGCGAAGTTCCAGTCGTGGGTTTCCTTCCACTTCGGCGATGCCCAGGCCATGAACGGAATGGTGTACATCGGCGCAGTCGGTTTGTTTTCGTTGCGGCCCAGGGTTTTGTGGCCGACCGAGTCGAACACGTCTTCACCGTGGTCCGAGAGGTACAGCAGGAAGCCGTTCGGATCAGATTTGGCGTAATCCTTGATCAGGCTCGACACGACAAAGTCGTTGTACAGCACGGCGTTGTCATAGCTGTTGTAGGTCGGCACCTGGTCGTCCCGCACGCCCGCCGGTACGCCCTGGCGATCCTGGAACATGTCGAACGTCGGCGGATAGCGGTACTGGTAGCTCATGTGCGTGCCAAGCAAATGCACGACGATCAGCTTGCGCGGCGCCGCGTCAGCCAGAGCCTTGTTGAACGGCTCGATGACGTCGCCATCGTATTGCGCGGCGTTCTGGTTGCGGTTGTTGTTCAGGTACACCTGCTCGTCGGCCTGTTCGGAGAAGGTCGTGAGCATGGTGTTGCGCTTGGTCATGGTCTGCTGGTTGGTGATCCAGAACGTTTTGTACCCGGCCTGTTTCATTACGCTGACCAGCGACGGAGTCGTCAGGTACAGGTCCGGATGCTCTTCGTCAGCGAAGGTCAGCACCTGCTGCAACGCCTCGATGGTATACGGGCGAGGGGTGACGACGTTGTTGAACACCGCCAGTTGGTCCTTGAGCTTGTCCAGTTCCGGCGTGGTGTTGCGCTGATAGCCGTAGAGGCTCATGCGCTGACGGTTGGTCGATTCGCCGATGACCAGCACCAGCGTCGCCGGCTGATTGGCGGAGGCGTCCTTGAGGTTTTTCAGCGGAGGGATCTTGCTCACGTTGTGCAGCATGCCCTGCATGTCGGCGAGGGTTTCCTGATAACGGTGATACGCCACGACCATCTGCCAAGGCACGGCCGGCTCGATACGGGTTTCGAATTTTTCGAAGCCCTGGGCGAAAGAGCCCATGCGCATTGTCTGTTTGACCAGTGGGTAGCCGATCACCGCGATCAGAATCGCCATCGCCGCAACGAAGGCGCGGCCACGCGGCATGTACACCGGGCGCAGACGAGTCCACAGGAAGTAAGCGAATGCGGTATGCGCGAGGAACGCCGGAACCATCCACCAGGCAAAGTACTGGGTCATGTACTCGCCAGCTTCAGAGATGTTCGATTCGAACATGATGAAGATGACGCTCTGGGAGAACTCCTGCTCATAGATGAAGAAATAGCCAAGGCTGGCCATCGAGCAGGCCCATAGCACCACGCCGATCAGGGCGGCGAGCAAGCGGGTGTGTCTGGGGAAAAGCAACATCGGCGCCAGCCAGATCGCGCTCATGACAAACGCCTGGCGGAAACCGGTGAAGCCGGAAGTGCCGGTCAACTGAATCAACAGTTGGGTGATACCGGAGAAGTACCAGAAAAATACGAACAGCCAGAGAAAACCAGCCCAGTCGAAACCTGTCGCAGTCGTTTTGCTGCGTTTGAACAATGCCATTCAGCACTCCAGCTCAGTCATCAAACCACCGCCGGAACGCATCCATGACACCGACGAACAAAAGCCGTACGCGCAGGTACGGCCAGAATGGGGGCGGAGTATCCCCAAGCGAATGTGAAAGTTTCGTTAATCGGCGCCATGCAACCGCCGCAAGCGCAGGGTGGAACAGGTCGGGAACGACGATGGCCGCTCCCGAAGCAGGCGGGATCAGGCGTTGGGCGCGCGCAGCACAACCGGGCGGGGTTGGGGCTGGGCGTCTTGAGTCAATGCGCGCAGCTGCGCCAACTCGTGTTTCAACTGATCGCGCTCGTCTTTCAACTGACGCAATTCATCGCGACGGATCGTGACGTAGAGGGTTTGTGGCGGCATTGCTGTGTGTACTGTGCCCATTGCTCACCTCGCAAATGGCGTGCATCAACTGTAAGTCGCCCTCGCTTTCGAGGTGCGTGACTTACTATCGGCGCCAATTTTGATTTCTTTTGCCTGTGAATGGAACTTTTTTATTTTTCATGGTCGGTGTGTCTTCGGCACGATTCGAGGCGTTATCAGTCTGGATCGGGCACAATGCCCGGAAACTTCATCGCAACGCTCTGGACTAACCTCCATCAACCGCGTTGGGCTATAACCAATGACACACATTTATTTGTAGTAAGGAGCATCAGCACATGCAACTCGGGATTATTGGACTGGGCCGCATGGGCGGTAATATTGCGCGGCGCCTGATGCTCAACGGTCACACCACCGTTGTTTACGACCGCAATACCGCTTTCATCGACACCCTGGCCGCCGAGGGCGCCATGGGCGTCGCCGACCTGCCGGCCCTGGTGGCCGGTCTGGACAAGCCACGCGCCGTCTGGGTCATGCTGCCGGCCGGTGCGCCGACCGAAGAGACCATCGACACCCTGAGCAATCTGCTTGAAGCCGGCGACACCATCATCGACGGCGGCAACACCAATTATAAAGATGACATCCGCCGGGCCAAGACTTTGGGCGAGAAGGGCCTTCACTACATCGACGTCGGCACTTCCGGCGGCGTCTGGGGCCTGGAGCGCGGCTACTGCATGATGATCGGTGGCGACGCCGAGACGGTTAAGCGTCTTGACCCACTGTTCGCCGCTCTGGCACCGGGCATGGGCGACATCCCGCGTACCAGGGATCGCAAATCCGACGACCACCGCGCCGAACACGGCTACATCCACGCAGGTCCCGCCGGCGCCGGGCACTTCGTCAAGATGATCCATAACGGCATCGAGTACGGCATGATGGCCGCGTTCGCCGAAGGCTTCGACATCCTCAAGACCAAATCCAGCGAGCGCCTGCCGGAAGATCAGCGTTTCGACCTGAACGTGGCCGACATTGCCGAGGTCTGGCGTCGCGGCAGCGTGGTGTCCTCGTGGCTGCTCGACCTGACCGCCGATGCGCTGGCCAGCGACCCGAAACTCGACGGTTTCTCCGGCTCCGTAGCGGACAGCGGCGAAGGCCAATGGACCATCGAGGCGGCCATGGAGCAAGCGGTGCCGGTGCCGGTGCTGTCCAACTCGCTGTTCTCGCGCTACCGCTCGCGCGGCCAGGGCACCTTCGGCGACAAGATCCTGTCCGCACAGCGTTTCGGCTTCGGCGGCCACGTGGAGACAGCCAAGAAATGACCCATACGATCCGCAGAAAATCCAAGGCAGAACCCGCACCACCGACCACGCTGTTTCTGTTCGGTGCCCACGGCGACCTGGTCAAGCGCTTGCTGATGCCGGCGCTGTACAACCTCAGTCGCGACGGCCTGCTGGACGATAATCTGCGGATCGTCGGCGTCGACCACAACGCAATTACCGATGACGCCTTTGCGCAGAAGCTCGAGGATTTCATCCGCAGCGAAGTGGCGGCGAAGGTCGGCAAGGGCGATCAGATGCTTGATCCGGCCTTGTG
Proteins encoded in this window:
- the gnd gene encoding phosphogluconate dehydrogenase (NAD(+)-dependent, decarboxylating), with amino-acid sequence MQLGIIGLGRMGGNIARRLMLNGHTTVVYDRNTAFIDTLAAEGAMGVADLPALVAGLDKPRAVWVMLPAGAPTEETIDTLSNLLEAGDTIIDGGNTNYKDDIRRAKTLGEKGLHYIDVGTSGGVWGLERGYCMMIGGDAETVKRLDPLFAALAPGMGDIPRTRDRKSDDHRAEHGYIHAGPAGAGHFVKMIHNGIEYGMMAAFAEGFDILKTKSSERLPEDQRFDLNVADIAEVWRRGSVVSSWLLDLTADALASDPKLDGFSGSVADSGEGQWTIEAAMEQAVPVPVLSNSLFSRYRSRGQGTFGDKILSAQRFGFGGHVETAKK
- a CDS encoding phosphoethanolamine transferase CptA, with the translated sequence MALFKRSKTTATGFDWAGFLWLFVFFWYFSGITQLLIQLTGTSGFTGFRQAFVMSAIWLAPMLLFPRHTRLLAALIGVVLWACSMASLGYFFIYEQEFSQSVIFIMFESNISEAGEYMTQYFAWWMVPAFLAHTAFAYFLWTRLRPVYMPRGRAFVAAMAILIAVIGYPLVKQTMRMGSFAQGFEKFETRIEPAVPWQMVVAYHRYQETLADMQGMLHNVSKIPPLKNLKDASANQPATLVLVIGESTNRQRMSLYGYQRNTTPELDKLKDQLAVFNNVVTPRPYTIEALQQVLTFADEEHPDLYLTTPSLVSVMKQAGYKTFWITNQQTMTKRNTMLTTFSEQADEQVYLNNNRNQNAAQYDGDVIEPFNKALADAAPRKLIVVHLLGTHMSYQYRYPPTFDMFQDRQGVPAGVRDDQVPTYNSYDNAVLYNDFVVSSLIKDYAKSDPNGFLLYLSDHGEDVFDSVGHKTLGRNENKPTAPMYTIPFMAWASPKWKETHDWNFAADLERPYSSSHLIHTWADMAGLSFDELDRSKSLVSDSFKVRPLLIGDPYQTQQRALIDFSLMKPKKPGDTVAEAAKQ
- a CDS encoding glucose 1-dehydrogenase, giving the protein MTDYPKPPFPQQAQPVPGSQRKMEPYPDCGEQSYVGSGRLSGKIALITGADSGIGRAVAIAFAREGADVAVAYLNEHEDAQETARWVEQAGRQCLLLPGDIAEKAHCQALVDKTVERFGRIDVLVNNAAFQMTHENFEDIPDDEWVMTFDVNITAIFRLCQAAIKHMRPGSSIINTSSVNSDMPKPTLLAYATTKGAIANFTGGLAQMLGPKEIRVNSVAPGPIWTPLIVSTMPEEEVQNFGGNTPLGRPGQPVEVAPIYVLLASDQASYITGQRYGVTGGKPML
- a CDS encoding Yip1 family protein; this encodes MSAPIVKLFTQPNFAWTDIRREEEAHPRHYLAHLLVLALIPAVCLFVGTTYVGWSLAAGETVKLSAASAVQLCVLLYLTIVIGVALMGGFIRWMSRSFDTRPTPNQCIGFAAYTVTPFFIAGIAGLYPSRWLAILVLGAASVYSTFLLFVGLPTFMHERREQGLLYSASVWGVGLLVLVTILVSMILLWFNVLTPEYLRTHAG
- a CDS encoding GNAT family N-acetyltransferase — its product is MDSAEILVLQASYTNPLHAEAIGIVLNHYAEDPMGGGHPIAPELLQRLPEELARRPYAFSVLAFVGGEPAGLVNCFEGFSTFACKPLVNVHDVAVVGKFRGLGLSQKMLCKVEDIARQRGCCKITLEVLAGNAVAQGAYRKFGFAPGMFNPDHGQMLFWIKNLQA
- a CDS encoding DUF6026 family protein — its product is MGTVHTAMPPQTLYVTIRRDELRQLKDERDQLKHELAQLRALTQDAQPQPRPVVLRAPNA
- a CDS encoding cation:proton antiporter, which gives rise to MNFSVWVAVLGGVLLTLALTSSWLRWLPVTTSAVCLLLGIVIGPSGLNLLKLSLENASLWMEHLTEVAVLFSLFVCGLKLRLPLRNKTWCIAFGLAGPVMLLTIIGVCLLLHWGLQLPWGPSLLIGAILAPTDPVLAALVQVNDAQDVDSVRFGLSGEAGLNDGVAFPFVILGLLLLHGDGSPGEWQDWVLRSLLWAVPAGLLTGYWMGRGIGRIALSLRIHNEDSTLGPNDYLTLALIALAYVAADAIGGYGFLSVFAAGLGLRQEEVKSTGVTQPPAEQLVQPVVGHQNVEPQDAVHGDTAQLQDSQVAAGIMMGDMLAFGSLVERAMEVFLVTLLGVVLIAHWDWRALWIGAVLFCLIRPLSVAVMPWGSLLSWPQRGLIGWFGIRGIGSLFYLFFALNHGLSAEVATVCTDITLSVLALSILLHGVSTQPMLARYEQLKKRKS
- the zapE gene encoding cell division protein ZapE, which produces MNFDSPLSAWQHAVQHKGFIQDEAQEHAVWALQKCHEALHSGARSVSGVYLWGPVGRGKTWLMDQFYQSLRVPARRQHFHHFMGWVHQRSFQLTGIADPLRALARELAAEVRVLCFDELFVNDIGDAIILGRLFQVMFDEGVVVVCTSNLPPDDLYADGFNRDRFTPAIAAIKAHMQVVAVNGAEDHRLHPGAIERRYFVGAAGSPSALSEVFNVLNAGQPAAAESVAVGHRVLNVVRASQTVLWCRYADLCEQPFAAMDFIALCDRYRAILLSEVPNLSARKREGRIARGTEDGAVRVIAGDRELPQLSVHDDGVRRFIALVDECYDRKVPLYIEAQVPMDALYTEGYLQFPFRRTLSRLQEMQLQRFAEA
- a CDS encoding DinB family protein; the encoded protein is MSQPLSHHLLTMAYQNAWANHRLAKAWIQLDAAELAAPRVSFFPGIRLTLNHILTCDWFYVDALERELRGDEPHPDCYVFFNQDEPFTEAASLRDEQARVDRRLIAYCEQLRDAELTRIVTIARDAPQHDSRLRLLSHLFEHQIHHRGQVHAMLSGTSIEPPQLDEFFCAGESALRAEDFAELGWTEELIWGH